A single region of the Triticum dicoccoides isolate Atlit2015 ecotype Zavitan chromosome 2B, WEW_v2.0, whole genome shotgun sequence genome encodes:
- the LOC119363051 gene encoding ninja-family protein 2 translates to MASRDFLGRFGGEKGSSSDKAGGGAGEPDEVVELSLGLSLGGCFGANSGRDAKKPRLVRSSSLAAMCSLPGTSDDLAAATPPPAPLMRTSSLPTETEEERWRRREMQSLKRLQAKRKRLERRTSMNSGKSGGSSSRDDAQEPLYPSAFQLRRSVVDQGNTSSSMPEQGSADGAEAKSTSSMEISSDNNNNNNASNQNKSLPPPAPSPAGKLPNGIVKEQPPLRTLRSLTMRTTSTGDLRKSMMEDMPMVSSKVDGPNGKKIDGFLYKYRKGEEVRIVCVCHGNFLTPAEFVKHAGGGDVTNPLRHIVVNPAPSVFL, encoded by the exons ATGGCGTCGAGGGACTTCTTGGGCAGGTTCGGCGGCGAGAAGGGCTCGTCGTCGGACAAGGcggggggcggcgccggcgagcccgacgaggTGGTCGAGCTCAGCCTGGGCCTGTCCCTGGGCGGCTGcttcggcgccaactccggccgggACGCCAAGAAGCCGCGGCTGGTGcgctcctcctccctcgccgccatgTGCTCGCTCCCGGGCACCAGCGACGACCTCGCCGCCGCCACGCCCCCGCCGGCGCCGCTGATGCGCACCAGCTCGCTCCCCACCGAGACGGAGGAGGAGCGGTGGCGCCGCCGCGAGATGCAGAGCCTCAAGCGCCTCCAGGCCAAGCGCAAGCGCCTCGAGCGCCGCACCTCCATGAACTCCGGCAagtccggcggcagcagcagccggGACGACGCCCAGGAGCCGCTCTACCCCAGCGCGTTCCAGCTCCGCCGCTCCGTCGTCGACCAGGGGAACACCTCCTCAAGCATGCCGGAGCAAG GTAGCGCTGATGGCGCTGAGGCGAAGAGCACATCGAGCATGGAGATATCttctgataataataataataacaatgccaGCAACCAGAACAAGTCCCTCCCGCCGCCGGCACCATCTCCGGCCGGGAAGCTGCCGAACGGCATCGTCAAGGAGCAACCGCCGTTGCGGACCCTCCGGTCGCTGACGATGCGCACGACTAGCACCGGCGACCTGCGGAAGAGCATGATGGAGGACATGCCGATGGTCTCGTCCAAGGTGGACGGCCCCAACGGCAAGAAGATCGACGGCTTCCTCTACAAGTACAGGAAAGGGGAGGAGGTGAGGATAGTGTGCGTCTGCCATGGCAACTTCCTCACGCCGGCGGAGTTCGTGAAGCACGCTGGCGGCGGCGACGTCACGAACCCGCTCAGGCACATCGTCGTCAACCCCGCGCCGTCGGTCTTCTTGTAA